In the genome of Tannockella kyphosi, one region contains:
- the potA gene encoding spermidine/putrescine ABC transporter ATP-binding protein — MAKLIELSNLTKEYDGQVVLKGIHLDINEKEFVTLLGPSGCGKTTTLRILGGFEEANSGTVLFNGQDMATLPPHKRELNTVFQKYALFPHMNVFDNIAFGLKIKKLDKQTIDFKVNRMLKLVNLEDYGKRQINQLSGGQQQRVAIARALVNEPKVLLLDEPLGALDLKLRKSMQLELKNIQKEVGITFVYVTHDQEEALTMSDTIVVMNEGAIQQIGSPIDIYNEPENRFVAQFIGDSNIIEGTFVKDFLVNFDDVNFECVDKGFDEGQEIDIVIRPEDIDIVEVGKGKIRGVVSSIVFKGVHYEIMVTSNIREYKIHTTDISELGKTVELDFWPEDIHVMDKLGMY, encoded by the coding sequence ATGGCAAAATTAATTGAATTAAGTAATCTTACAAAAGAATACGATGGTCAAGTAGTTTTAAAGGGTATTCATTTAGATATAAATGAAAAGGAATTTGTAACATTACTTGGTCCTAGTGGTTGTGGAAAAACAACGACACTTAGAATTTTAGGTGGATTTGAAGAAGCGAATAGTGGAACAGTACTTTTTAATGGTCAAGATATGGCAACACTACCACCACATAAAAGAGAATTAAATACAGTATTTCAAAAATATGCTTTATTTCCACATATGAATGTATTTGATAATATAGCATTTGGTTTAAAAATTAAAAAATTAGATAAACAAACAATTGATTTTAAAGTCAATAGAATGTTGAAATTAGTAAATCTAGAAGACTATGGGAAAAGACAAATTAATCAACTTTCAGGTGGTCAACAACAACGTGTTGCTATTGCTAGGGCATTAGTTAATGAACCAAAAGTATTATTATTAGATGAACCTTTAGGAGCATTGGACTTAAAATTAAGAAAGTCAATGCAATTAGAATTAAAAAATATTCAAAAAGAAGTAGGAATTACTTTTGTATATGTTACACATGATCAAGAAGAAGCATTAACGATGTCAGATACAATTGTAGTAATGAATGAAGGAGCAATTCAACAAATAGGGTCACCTATTGATATTTATAATGAACCTGAGAATCGTTTTGTAGCACAGTTTATAGGAGATTCAAATATAATTGAAGGTACTTTTGTAAAGGACTTTTTGGTGAATTTTGATGATGTTAATTTTGAATGTGTTGATAAAGGATTTGATGAAGGACAAGAGATAGATATTGTTATTCGTCCTGAAGATATTGATATTGTAGAAGTGGGTAAAGGGAAAATAAGAGGAGTAGTATCTTCTATTGTATTTAAGGGAGTACATTATGAAATAATGGTTACTTCTAATATTCGTGAATATAAAATACATACAACAGACATAAGTGAACTAGGGAAAACAGTAGAATTAGATTTCTGGCCAGAGGATATCCATGTAATGGATAAATTAGGAATGTATTAA
- a CDS encoding helix-turn-helix domain-containing protein, which produces MEIGAKIKRLRLANHLTLEELANRSELTKGFLSQLERDLTSPSITTLEYILEALGTNLQEFFNEKQEEQIVFKKDDFFENEQSGYTISYIVPNAQKNEMEPILLSLDSGATSMVLEPDDGQEFGYVIQGKVSLNYGEKVLTLRKGETFYIKSGLRHFIKNTGDSVAKVIWVSTPPIF; this is translated from the coding sequence ATGGAAATAGGTGCGAAGATAAAACGGTTAAGATTAGCGAATCATTTAACGTTAGAAGAACTTGCAAATCGTAGTGAATTGACAAAAGGTTTTTTATCTCAATTAGAAAGAGACTTAACATCCCCTTCGATTACTACATTAGAGTATATTCTAGAAGCCCTTGGTACAAACCTCCAAGAGTTTTTTAATGAAAAGCAGGAAGAACAAATAGTTTTCAAAAAAGATGACTTTTTTGAAAATGAACAATCAGGATATACAATATCGTATATTGTTCCTAATGCTCAAAAGAATGAAATGGAACCAATTTTATTATCGCTTGATTCTGGTGCTACATCGATGGTTTTAGAGCCAGATGACGGACAAGAGTTTGGATATGTTATCCAAGGAAAAGTAAGTTTAAACTATGGAGAAAAAGTGTTAACTTTGCGTAAAGGGGAAACTTTTTATATTAAAAGTGGTTTAAGACATTTTATAAAAAATACAGGAGATAGTGTGGCTAAGGTGATCTGGGTATCAACACCACCAATATTTTAA
- a CDS encoding FAD:protein FMN transferase, whose translation MRKINIILLCLITIHLTGCSQSDPISKSAFLLDTIITIQIYDSDDESLLDGAIDICAYYESLWSQSIETSEVSILNNANGNTVSLSDETIYLLQTAIEYSQLTNGMFDITVKPLSDLWDFTGEDPSVPSQEEIEEAITLVDYTCIQIEGNDVTLLNSQASIELGALAKGYISDQIKIYLQDNGVTSAIINLGGNILTIGQNTDKNNFNIAIQVPFEENEMIGYLEINDLSVVTSGIYERYFESNDTIYHHILDPYTGYPIDNDLLSVTIICDNSLQADVLSTVCLSLGLNQAITLIESLDNVEAIFIDKDYQITQTNENLLKYS comes from the coding sequence ATGAGAAAAATAAATATTATCTTACTTTGTTTGATAACCATCCATCTAACTGGTTGTTCTCAAAGTGACCCTATATCAAAGAGTGCTTTTTTATTAGATACAATTATCACAATTCAAATATATGACAGTGATGATGAATCCTTATTAGATGGTGCTATTGATATCTGTGCATATTATGAAAGTCTTTGGTCTCAAAGTATTGAGACTAGTGAAGTTAGTATCTTAAATAATGCTAATGGTAATACAGTTAGTCTTAGTGATGAAACTATTTATTTATTACAAACAGCTATTGAATATAGTCAATTAACTAATGGAATGTTTGATATTACAGTGAAACCATTAAGTGATTTATGGGACTTTACAGGAGAAGATCCTAGTGTCCCTAGTCAAGAAGAAATAGAGGAAGCTATCACACTAGTGGATTACACTTGTATTCAAATAGAAGGAAATGATGTCACTTTATTAAATAGCCAAGCAAGTATTGAATTAGGAGCTCTTGCAAAAGGCTATATTAGTGATCAAATAAAGATTTATCTACAAGATAATGGTGTTACGAGTGCTATTATTAATTTAGGTGGGAATATTCTTACTATTGGTCAAAATACGGATAAAAATAATTTTAATATTGCGATACAAGTTCCTTTTGAAGAAAATGAAATGATTGGTTATTTAGAAATAAATGATTTATCTGTTGTTACTTCTGGTATTTATGAAAGATATTTTGAAAGCAATGACACTATATATCATCATATTTTAGATCCTTATACCGGTTATCCTATCGACAATGATTTACTGAGTGTTACTATTATCTGTGATAATTCTTTACAAGCAGATGTATTAAGTACCGTTTGTTTATCACTTGGTTTAAACCAAGCAATAACATTAATAGAAAGTCTTGATAATGTAGAGGCTATCTTTATTGATAAAGATTATCAAATTACTCAAACAAATGAAAATTTATTAAAATATAGCTAG
- a CDS encoding electron transport complex protein RnfA: MENILAVTIGAALVNNVVLSQFLGLCPFLGVSKKVETALGMGGAVIFVLTLASFVTSVIYQFVLSPLGFEFLQTIVFILVIACLVQFVEMFLKKSMPSLHLSLGVYLPLITTNCAVLGVAITNVQNGYSIMLSVVNGFFTAIGFTIAIVIMAGIRERIEYNTFLPSWKGTPIVLITSGLMAIAFYGFSGLI, encoded by the coding sequence ATGGAAAATATATTAGCGGTGACAATTGGTGCTGCCCTCGTAAATAATGTAGTACTTAGTCAGTTTTTAGGGTTGTGTCCTTTTTTAGGGGTTTCTAAAAAAGTAGAAACGGCACTAGGAATGGGTGGAGCAGTTATTTTTGTATTAACATTGGCTTCTTTTGTAACTAGTGTGATTTATCAGTTTGTATTATCTCCACTAGGTTTTGAGTTTTTACAAACGATTGTATTTATTTTAGTGATTGCATGTTTAGTACAGTTTGTAGAAATGTTTTTAAAGAAATCAATGCCTAGTTTGCATTTATCATTGGGTGTTTATTTACCTTTAATTACTACAAACTGTGCAGTATTAGGTGTTGCTATTACGAATGTACAAAATGGTTATTCTATTATGCTTTCTGTTGTAAATGGATTCTTTACAGCAATAGGTTTTACGATTGCAATAGTGATTATGGCAGGTATTCGTGAACGAATTGAATATAATACCTTCCTACCTTCTTGGAAAGGAACTCCGATTGTGCTAATTACCTCAGGGTTAATGGCAATAGCCTTTTATGGCTTTTCGGGATTAATTTAG
- a CDS encoding RnfABCDGE type electron transport complex subunit B: MDIMTIIMTAIIVAGIGLFIAIFLEVAGKKLYVEVDERVEAITQELPGNNCGGCGYPGCANLAGAIVDGNAKIDGCPVGGSSVAAMIGAIMGQDATQKEPLVAFVHCGGTCDKAKQDYVYTGQANCQMVKTIANGGPKTCNYGCLGFGTCKDACSFGAIEIVNGIAVINKDLCKACGQCVGVCPQGLISLVKQKESTKVVCNSKGKGKEVMVSCTVGCIGCGMCARVCEQGAITMVDNLPVIDEDKCTHCGLCIEKCPKKCLKEI, translated from the coding sequence ATGGATATAATGACAATAATAATGACTGCTATCATTGTAGCAGGAATAGGATTATTTATTGCTATCTTTTTAGAAGTTGCTGGAAAGAAGTTATATGTTGAGGTAGACGAAAGGGTGGAAGCAATTACCCAAGAATTGCCAGGTAATAATTGTGGTGGTTGTGGATATCCAGGATGTGCTAATTTAGCGGGTGCAATTGTGGATGGTAATGCTAAAATTGATGGTTGTCCAGTTGGTGGAAGTAGCGTAGCGGCAATGATTGGTGCAATTATGGGCCAAGATGCGACACAAAAAGAACCATTGGTTGCATTTGTTCATTGTGGTGGTACATGTGATAAGGCAAAACAAGACTATGTATATACGGGTCAAGCTAATTGTCAGATGGTAAAAACAATCGCAAATGGTGGACCTAAAACATGTAATTATGGATGCTTAGGTTTTGGAACATGTAAAGATGCTTGTTCTTTTGGTGCTATTGAAATTGTTAATGGCATAGCAGTAATTAATAAAGATTTATGTAAAGCATGTGGGCAGTGTGTTGGTGTTTGTCCACAAGGATTAATTTCATTAGTAAAACAAAAAGAATCAACAAAGGTGGTTTGTAATTCAAAAGGAAAAGGAAAAGAAGTAATGGTTAGTTGTACAGTTGGTTGTATAGGCTGTGGAATGTGTGCTAGGGTTTGCGAGCAAGGGGCCATTACGATGGTAGATAACTTACCAGTTATTGATGAAGATAAATGTACTCATTGTGGATTATGTATTGAAAAGTGTCCAAAAAAATGTTTAAAAGAAATATAG
- a CDS encoding NusG domain II-containing protein codes for MKRNDWILIIGIVLLASIVSLYLVVFTSPGTSVIISVQGEFFGEYDITENQEIVIDDCNVICIEDGKVSMVSADCPDHLCIQQGEIELVGESIICLPNQVIVSIEGNDTQIDAVAK; via the coding sequence ATGAAAAGAAATGATTGGATATTAATAATAGGAATAGTTTTACTAGCAAGTATCGTATCTTTATACTTAGTTGTTTTCACGTCGCCAGGAACTAGTGTTATTATTAGTGTACAAGGAGAATTCTTTGGGGAATATGATATTACAGAAAATCAAGAAATAGTAATTGATGACTGTAATGTGATTTGTATTGAGGATGGAAAAGTATCCATGGTGAGTGCTGACTGTCCTGATCATTTATGCATTCAACAAGGTGAAATAGAATTGGTGGGAGAAAGTATTATTTGTTTACCAAACCAGGTAATCGTTAGTATCGAAGGAAATGATACACAAATTGATGCAGTTGCAAAGTAG
- a CDS encoding ABC transporter permease produces MKKSKKIPSIALISALIFFLYLPLVIMAIFSFNDSTSLSVWEGFSFCWYADLIDNSSMIDAIKVSLSVGIIATFVSVVLGTMTAIGLSKNKKVVRSMLLQANNIPIMNPEIVTAVSLMIFFSFLGMEKGYTTLLLAHIAFCTPVVITNVYPKVKQLDPNLADAAMDLGASPFQALIKVIIPQIKPGIFTGALMSFTMSFDDFIISYFVTGNGVENISIVIYNMTKRTNPSVYALSTIVLVVVLCAVLIGTIVPMMVKKRRRLVRNEQNV; encoded by the coding sequence ATGAAAAAATCAAAAAAAATACCTAGTATTGCATTAATTAGTGCATTGATTTTCTTTTTATATTTGCCACTTGTTATTATGGCTATCTTTTCTTTTAATGATTCTACTTCTTTATCTGTTTGGGAAGGATTCTCATTTTGTTGGTATGCTGATTTAATTGATAATTCTAGCATGATCGATGCAATTAAAGTTTCTTTATCAGTAGGCATCATTGCTACTTTTGTTTCTGTAGTATTAGGAACTATGACAGCAATTGGTTTATCAAAGAATAAAAAGGTAGTACGTAGTATGCTTTTACAAGCAAATAATATTCCTATTATGAATCCTGAAATTGTTACAGCAGTTTCATTAATGATATTCTTTTCCTTTTTAGGAATGGAAAAAGGTTATACGACTTTACTTTTAGCACATATTGCTTTTTGTACACCGGTTGTTATAACGAATGTTTATCCAAAAGTAAAGCAGTTAGACCCTAATTTAGCGGATGCTGCAATGGATTTAGGCGCTAGCCCATTTCAAGCTCTTATTAAGGTAATTATTCCACAAATTAAGCCAGGGATTTTTACGGGAGCTTTAATGTCTTTTACAATGTCGTTTGATGATTTCATTATTTCGTACTTTGTGACAGGAAATGGGGTTGAAAATATATCGATTGTTATTTATAACATGACAAAAAGAACAAATCCTAGCGTGTATGCATTATCAACAATTGTATTAGTTGTTGTCTTGTGTGCTGTTCTTATTGGAACAATTGTTCCAATGATGGTAAAAAAGAGAAGGAGATTAGTTAGAAATGAACAAAATGTTTAA
- a CDS encoding Gx transporter family protein has translation MTKKITSVAMFACVALLCSYIEMMIPNPFAMQGIKLGLANSVVLFSIYYFSFREAYMISVVRVVLVSLLFGSFFGLAFSLAGCTISMIAMYLAYRSKLFSIVGNSIIGAVFHNIGQLLVAMILLESISVIYYFVGLLISGVISGCLIGLLCQKVVKQIKRQ, from the coding sequence ATGACAAAAAAAATAACTAGTGTTGCAATGTTTGCTTGTGTCGCATTACTTTGTAGCTATATAGAAATGATGATACCAAACCCTTTTGCAATGCAAGGGATAAAATTAGGATTGGCCAATAGCGTGGTGTTATTTAGTATTTATTACTTCTCTTTTCGAGAAGCATATATGATTAGTGTAGTAAGAGTGGTTTTAGTTAGTCTTCTTTTCGGTAGTTTCTTTGGTTTGGCGTTTAGTTTAGCGGGATGTACGATTAGTATGATAGCGATGTATTTGGCTTATCGTAGTAAGTTATTTAGTATCGTAGGAAATAGTATAATAGGTGCTGTTTTTCATAATATTGGGCAATTGTTAGTAGCAATGATTTTATTAGAGAGTATTTCTGTCATTTATTATTTTGTTGGTTTGTTAATAAGTGGTGTTATTAGTGGATGCTTGATAGGATTGCTCTGCCAAAAGGTAGTAAAACAAATAAAAAGACAATGA
- a CDS encoding MATE family efflux transporter — MSKKRVDLLNGPIAISLTKLSLPLMGMSFLQMAYNLIDMVWIGKLGAGAIASIGTGGLFIWLSQGIHTIAQLGGQVYVAQNLGAKKIKEAADFAHAAICLSFLVSFLLGCLYFFFAKPLVGFFELSSQDIILDSIAYIQVTGGLICFSLLSKLLTALITTTGDSKTPFMATTVGLVFNIIMDPILIFGWFGFPTLGVLGAAIATVTAQFIVFSILAYHAYKDTHLFNHVHLFSLPSGEKCLKIIKLGFPTTLQNTVFPLISIYLSKIVASFGDEAIAVQRIGSQIESISWMTADGFAIAVNSFVAQNYGAKNIKRAVKGFYQSALILGAIGIFASLLLFFGSKPIISIFLTEPEVIQMGVDYLVILSVSQLFMCYEILSTGTLNAFGKTAYPAIISTVCTGLRIPMAMILCSTALGLNGVWWAVSISTICKGSLLFIVINLFIFKLKKTTIE; from the coding sequence ATGTCTAAAAAAAGAGTTGATTTATTAAATGGCCCGATTGCCATTTCTTTAACAAAATTGTCATTACCCTTAATGGGAATGAGCTTTTTACAAATGGCTTATAATTTGATTGATATGGTATGGATTGGTAAATTAGGTGCTGGAGCAATAGCAAGTATTGGTACTGGAGGATTATTCATTTGGTTGAGCCAAGGTATTCATACGATTGCACAATTAGGTGGTCAAGTTTATGTTGCACAAAACTTAGGAGCTAAAAAGATAAAAGAAGCAGCTGATTTTGCACATGCCGCTATTTGTTTGAGTTTTTTAGTTAGTTTTCTATTAGGGTGTTTGTATTTCTTTTTTGCTAAACCATTAGTTGGTTTCTTTGAGTTATCAAGTCAAGATATCATTTTAGATTCTATTGCCTATATTCAAGTGACAGGTGGACTTATTTGTTTTTCTTTATTAAGTAAATTATTAACAGCATTAATTACTACTACTGGAGATAGTAAAACCCCATTTATGGCTACTACTGTTGGTTTAGTATTTAATATTATTATGGACCCTATTTTAATATTTGGTTGGTTTGGTTTTCCAACATTAGGTGTTTTAGGAGCAGCCATTGCTACTGTAACTGCTCAATTTATTGTTTTTAGTATTCTTGCTTATCATGCATATAAAGATACACATTTATTTAATCATGTTCATTTGTTTTCTTTACCAAGTGGTGAAAAATGTTTAAAAATTATCAAATTAGGATTTCCAACAACATTACAAAATACTGTATTTCCTTTGATTTCTATTTATTTATCTAAAATTGTTGCTAGTTTTGGAGATGAAGCAATTGCAGTTCAAAGAATTGGATCTCAAATAGAATCTATTTCTTGGATGACCGCGGATGGCTTTGCTATTGCAGTGAATAGTTTTGTAGCTCAAAACTATGGTGCTAAAAATATAAAAAGGGCTGTGAAAGGATTTTATCAATCTGCACTTATTTTAGGTGCTATTGGAATCTTTGCTAGTTTATTATTATTCTTTGGATCAAAACCAATTATCTCTATTTTCTTAACAGAACCAGAAGTAATTCAAATGGGTGTTGATTATTTAGTAATCTTAAGTGTTTCTCAATTATTTATGTGTTATGAGATATTATCAACCGGGACGTTGAATGCTTTTGGTAAAACAGCATATCCTGCTATTATTAGTACAGTTTGTACTGGATTACGTATCCCAATGGCAATGATATTGTGTAGTACTGCACTAGGTTTAAATGGAGTTTGGTGGGCAGTATCCATTTCTACGATATGTAAGGGATCTTTATTATTTATCGTCATTAACTTATTTATATTCAAACTGAAAAAGACAACGATTGAATAA
- a CDS encoding ABC transporter permease, with product MKHFKKLIGPYCFWLFVLTFVPMLLILFYACVEQGTAITTFSFTLDNFAKFFDPVFVAVLVRSFFIGIVTTVICLLIGYPVAYAITKFKESTQTILILLITFPTWINLLMRTYAWISLLSKKGIINSFLASLGLPVFDLLYTDFAVGIGMVYNFLPFMILPIYTVLSKMDHSLLEASNDLGASPMATFRKITLPLSFSGVLTGITMVFLPAISSFIIPKLLGGGQYTLIGSFIETQFITIGNWHFGSAISLILASLVILAMALMHRLEKYADSSVAGEDR from the coding sequence ATGAAACATTTTAAAAAATTAATAGGTCCTTATTGTTTTTGGTTGTTTGTATTAACATTTGTTCCAATGTTACTTATTCTATTTTATGCATGTGTAGAACAAGGGACTGCAATTACTACATTTTCGTTTACGTTAGATAATTTTGCAAAGTTTTTTGATCCTGTTTTTGTAGCTGTTTTGGTTCGTTCTTTTTTTATTGGAATTGTTACTACGGTTATTTGTTTGTTAATAGGCTATCCAGTAGCTTATGCTATTACTAAGTTTAAAGAGTCAACACAAACAATACTTATTTTGTTGATTACTTTTCCGACTTGGATTAATTTATTGATGAGAACTTATGCTTGGATTAGTTTGCTTAGTAAAAAAGGTATTATTAATAGTTTTCTTGCAAGTTTAGGTTTACCGGTATTTGATTTGTTATATACGGATTTTGCAGTTGGTATTGGGATGGTTTATAATTTTTTACCATTTATGATTTTACCTATTTATACTGTTTTATCAAAAATGGATCATTCTTTATTGGAGGCTAGTAATGATTTAGGGGCTAGTCCAATGGCTACTTTTCGAAAAATTACGTTACCTTTATCTTTTAGTGGGGTGTTGACGGGGATTACCATGGTTTTTTTACCGGCTATTTCATCGTTCATTATTCCTAAGTTATTAGGTGGAGGACAATATACTTTGATTGGAAGTTTTATAGAAACACAATTTATTACAATTGGGAATTGGCACTTTGGTAGTGCGATATCTTTGATATTGGCTTCATTGGTAATTCTTGCAATGGCTTTGATGCATAGATTAGAAAAATATGCGGATAGTTCTGTTGCTGGGGAGGATCGATAA
- a CDS encoding LytR/AlgR family response regulator transcription factor, which yields MRILMIDDDRSFLDKLEPMVISAFKTIISNVSVSTISTQFSDNINIDDFDIFLIDIHLNDSHTNGLKIASRIRQVSEEKIIVFISSKTGLMHRSLEVQPLYFVRKAHLEADLDKLVLIVNRRLSKKFMMTVFDYNGRRMSLFHNDVLYAESFGHHIVLHTVSGELDFRMSFLDFFEKFPEINFLQIHKSYAINLDKVVKLQKQTVVLDKDITLTVGRKYAIELEEKYKEDLFKKL from the coding sequence ATGCGTATATTAATGATAGACGATGATCGAAGTTTTTTAGATAAATTAGAACCGATGGTTATCTCTGCTTTTAAGACAATTATTTCAAATGTAAGTGTTAGTACTATTAGTACACAATTTTCAGATAATATTAATATTGATGATTTTGATATATTTTTAATTGATATTCATTTAAATGATTCTCATACAAATGGTCTGAAGATTGCTTCTAGAATACGTCAAGTTAGTGAAGAAAAAATTATTGTTTTTATTTCTAGTAAGACAGGGTTAATGCATCGATCATTAGAGGTACAACCATTATATTTTGTTAGAAAAGCGCATTTAGAAGCAGATTTAGATAAGTTGGTATTAATAGTAAATAGAAGATTAAGTAAAAAATTTATGATGACAGTATTTGATTATAATGGAAGAAGAATGTCTTTGTTTCATAATGATGTATTATATGCGGAGTCGTTTGGACATCATATTGTATTACATACAGTAAGTGGTGAGTTAGATTTTAGGATGAGTTTTTTAGATTTCTTTGAAAAGTTTCCAGAAATTAATTTTTTACAGATTCATAAATCATATGCTATTAATTTAGATAAGGTAGTAAAACTGCAAAAACAAACAGTGGTTTTGGATAAAGATATTACGCTGACAGTAGGTAGAAAATATGCAATTGAGTTAGAGGAAAAGTACAAAGAAGATTTGTTTAAAAAATTATAA
- a CDS encoding ABC transporter substrate-binding protein, producing MNKMFKMFLASLLVVGLTGCGSSDSDKETLKVFNWGEYIDEDVLDAFEEEYDCNIIYETFDTNESMYVKLQGGNSYDVMIPSEYMIEKLIEEDLIQEIDMSLMTNLDGLNQDVLYQDFDPENVYWVPYFCGNVGIVYDTTIVDQEDVEEGWSLLMNEKYAGNIYMYNSVRDSFIPALKSLGYSMNSTDETEIAEAAQWLIDQREIMDPVYVGDEVIDSMIRGEKAIAVLYSGDAATVLAENEDMAFYLPEEEGTNYWFDGMVLSKDCENVELATAFMNYMISDEVALLNTLEVGYYSTNVYAASVASQDEFVGNDAYSFVIGENDECFAYQSQEIIELYSSYWEKILTQ from the coding sequence ATGAACAAAATGTTTAAAATGTTTTTAGCGAGCTTACTAGTAGTTGGGCTTACAGGTTGTGGAAGTAGTGATAGCGACAAAGAAACTTTAAAAGTATTTAACTGGGGAGAATACATTGATGAAGATGTCTTAGATGCTTTTGAAGAGGAATATGATTGTAACATTATTTATGAAACATTTGATACAAATGAATCAATGTATGTTAAATTACAAGGTGGTAATTCTTATGATGTAATGATTCCATCAGAATATATGATTGAGAAATTAATTGAAGAAGATTTGATTCAAGAAATTGATATGTCTTTAATGACAAATTTAGATGGATTAAACCAAGATGTTTTATATCAAGATTTTGATCCTGAAAATGTATATTGGGTTCCTTATTTCTGTGGAAATGTAGGAATTGTTTATGATACTACAATTGTGGATCAAGAGGATGTAGAAGAAGGTTGGAGTCTTTTAATGAATGAAAAATATGCAGGAAACATTTATATGTATAACTCTGTAAGAGATTCATTTATTCCAGCATTAAAATCATTAGGATATTCTATGAATAGTACGGATGAGACTGAAATTGCAGAAGCAGCACAATGGTTGATAGACCAACGTGAAATAATGGATCCTGTATATGTTGGGGATGAAGTTATTGATAGTATGATTCGTGGTGAAAAAGCAATTGCTGTATTATATTCAGGAGATGCAGCAACGGTATTGGCTGAAAATGAAGATATGGCATTCTATTTACCAGAAGAAGAAGGAACTAACTATTGGTTTGATGGTATGGTTTTATCAAAAGATTGCGAAAATGTAGAATTAGCTACTGCATTTATGAATTATATGATTAGTGATGAAGTTGCATTATTAAATACATTGGAAGTAGGTTACTATAGTACAAATGTATATGCTGCAAGCGTAGCGTCACAAGATGAATTTGTTGGAAATGATGCATATTCTTTCGTGATTGGTGAAAATGATGAGTGTTTTGCTTATCAAAGCCAAGAAATAATTGAATTATATAGTAGTTATTGGGAAAAAATATTAACTCAATAA